The Malaclemys terrapin pileata isolate rMalTer1 chromosome 2, rMalTer1.hap1, whole genome shotgun sequence nucleotide sequence TGATTTTCCAAAGCCCTTTTGACGGAGAGAATCCCGAAAAACCTAAATGtgtcactttttgtttttaaatccaagaATGTGAACGAAAACAATCAGGGAAACAAAGGTGGAAATTCACACCAGACTGTGAACATCAACAACGATAAGCACGTGGCCAACATTGACACAAACAATGGCTGGAACTCATGGAATTCTGTTTGGGACTACGGCAATGTAAGTGGCAAACATGCATTTTTGGGAAACTTATGGAGCCACTGACTGGAGTAGTGCCTAAATGATTAGTCAGAATGCATGGAAATTACTAATAATTTATCATTTATAAAATTGGTCTTAatgtcgggggggggaggggaaatctgtattaaatgttatttaatttcaaaattaaacaaaCCTGATTTGAGTCTCATTTATTGTGGAGCCGCTCAAACAAAACGTCTAGGTCTTTGCAACTTTATTTTACAGGGCTTCATGGCAACCAGGGTATTTTCCAAGAAATCTTGCATCATTgctaaaatgaacaaaaatgccATGCCTGATATTGCAGTCATTCCCAAACTGATTAGCGAAAGGAAGGTAAGATGGAAGGGAATGCTGGAATGATGGGTGGGAGTGAGGTTGCttttttctaagggcttgtctacaccccCACACATGCTCTCATTCACGACTAAAGTGGCTTTAGTTCACTATAGTTTAATCCTCCACAAACTTGGGCCATTTTCTGAGATTGTccgcagtgggggcaggggggtgttAAGACACTTTAATTTATGCACATTAACTTCACACCTTTAATGAATTCatcttaactttcctgagtgtccccatatAAACAAACCCTAGTAGCATAAAGCTAATTGTGCAAATGAATCATCTTAAGATGCTGGAGGTAGAGCTGTTGTAGGTAGGAAAATGTTCATcaaaacagttttctgtcagaaattCCTCTTTAGATGAAACTGAAAATTTTTACAACTTTAGAAGagtcctgttttgacatttttgtaaCAAAGTTTTTTGtagctttgtttttaaatatatatatatatatataacattttcattttgattctgctgattttatttatatatataatatatatataaaaaaaccagCAGGGtcagaatgaaaatgaaacattctgaatgtattgaaatgaaacaatacaactgaaaatattttttccagaatttcatttcttgaaaaaattcaaaattttggttTTTCATCCTAATTAGGATGAACAAAatatcaaatttcaaaatttttcacatcAGATAAAATCCATGTTCTGAACAGCTGAAATTGGAGGGGAACAAATGTCTCTGGCCAAACGTGGTTTTCTCCAAGGCTTTAGAGGCGGCCAATTTTTCAAAGGAACTCAAGGACATATTTTCAATGGCTCAGAACACACAAttggggctagattttcaaaagagctcagccccTTGTTACAATTCCACCATACAACTAGAGGGATATTTCTCAGTCCTCCCTGCGAAATATGACATAACTCTGGGGCTCATCGAAATATTCCTGAAAAACATACTTTCTCACTCTGGAGAAGACCAGATGGCACCGAGTTAGGGACAGATTTGAggtgtttttaaaattcctttttggAAGATACCCCATCATAGTCCATCACAGCCTTCAGCACTGCTTCAAATAACCCAAGCTCAACAATAGAGCTAGCTTGGAATTTTTCAACAGaatgattttctgatggaaaatgcagttgctgcaaaattgaaattttctatgggaaattttgtttttgattaattcatttttttattgGGAAAATATAAACTAACTATTTTGTTTTGGATCAGTTTAatccaaaatgcttcattttgagttAGTTCAATTTTACATCTCTCATGATGCAACAGAGTTTTTCTTCTGACTGAGCGGCATTACATGTCATGGGAGTCACATCATTGcaggtgcatcatgggacatgTACTTGAGTCAGAGAGCCTGCCCACAGAGGAGAACAGGGACATCAGGCAACCTTATCTACAGCTCCCAGGAGGCAATGAGCCAGAATAGGAAAGTACAGCTTAATGCTGAACTGAGACAAAAGACAGCAGTTTGGGTCAGTTCAATAAACTGAAGAAAAACAATTTGattcaaaaatatcaaaatgttcctttttgatcaaaaatgcaaaatgaaattttacATTGCCAAATCAAAAATTTTCTGGAATTTTATATTCCTTGAAAAATTTcagtatttcaactttttgttccaattcatgatgaaaacaaatgttgaaacatCAGGCTTTTttgtgggatggaaattccaatttttaCTTAGTTCTACCAAACAGTATGCCGTTCTATCAATATATTCATTAGCGTTCTCAAGAACAGGTTGTAAACATTTCCAGCAAATGTGTTTAATACACATGTTCCTGCCTTCTCATTTGTATGGTTatgagaaaataaattaatagattCCCAACCCCTCACTTCCCCTATCTACAAACCCATGTACAGGATTGAGCATAGGATTAAGGGAATATTTTAGAGAGAAGGCCCAGGTAAAGTATAGATTACCTTTCTCTTTTCCGCGGTCAGCATTATGGGGTTTCAATGCTCTTCTCATAATGCATGGTTGCGTCTTCTGTCCCTACCTCCACTTTGTGCCCCTGTGTGAGATCTGAGTTGAGGAGCTCATTCCCTGCTTGCTTCTGGTCTGGAGGGCCCTATTCAGCCTGGCACACACTGTGCACTGTGTCAGAAATGTCAGTACAGGAACATAAATTGTAATAAATGATTCTAGTCATCAGTTTTATTGAATGACATTGTTCTGAGTTTGCTTTCCGGATGTTTAGAAGACCGGAGCTCAAGGGCCTACTCCGAAGGAACTGAGATTCATTGTCTCAAAGACCAGAGTCCCTGATCTGGCCCCTTACGGAAAGAACATTGAAGCTTTATGCAGAGGACTTCCTACCTACGTGGCTCATGAGGCTGAGAGTGAGTGCAAGTTAAAGTAACTATTCATGAAGTGAATTGAGTTGCATTTCCTGCATGGAATGAATGTTACTGTCCTAGGTAGAGATGGACAAGAACAAAGAACTTGGTGTGCTTCAGAAGGGTGTTAGATTctggatctgatttttttttttttttttttttttgcagtcagTCTATACCTCTATAATGGTAAAAGCTCAGATTCCAACACTCCCAAACATTGTGTTGTTCAGACTCTGGTACAGAATTTTGTACCTTGGCTATCTCTAAGATAAAGAAGAGAGACAGTGTGGTTTAGTAGAGTAAACTTGGTGCTGGGATTCAGGAACTACTAGCTTCTAACCCATTCACTGCTGACTCGGCCATGGAAAAACTGCTGAGGGCTCAATCCtacagtgggactactcatatgcctAAAGTTAAACATGTTCTTAAgcgttttgctggatcaggccacaTTTCTTAGCACCTTGCAGGTTCTTGATGGGAATAACAGCTATTACTTGACTACCACACATGATTGTTGAGAGGATTAATTAGCTAGGGATCATTGAAGAATACAAATTAGCACAAATTTTTGGTCAGTCATTTTTGAGGCAAAAATCCAATTGGCTTTGTTGATCGTATTTTTTTTATacttttatttatacatttgaaaaaaatttaTATTAAAAGATTCTTTACCAGAATCTATAAAAGAAtatatttctattactccagagTAATAGAAATATATTCTTTTATAACAAATGTTGTTGAACTGTTACCAAAAATAGTAGAGGTTACAAACCATGCAGAGACAAATCATCCACTGTCTGAGGTGGCTGCTATGTCTTGTCCTCCTTGATCTCattaaaatttgtatttgttCTGCAGGAAAGAAGTTCCTTGTTACAGGAACTCAGTGTTATTCAAGGAATCAATCCTGTAGAACAGTGGGAATTTTCTGGGTCTGACTCTCCATTACCTTGCAGATGTTGCCACTCTGATTGGGTAGCATTTCACACCTACTTTGTGATCACTTTGTGCAGGTGTTAGTGGCTATATGAGGTGCAGGGTTCTGTGTGGCTTGAACTGTAATGAATGCACAGATCTCCTAACATCCACTTCAGGCATCACCTGACAAtaactgttctttttcttttcattaaggAGCGAAAGGAGCAAACTACTTCTCTATAGGCTGCGTTGATGCTAGCATCCTGTGGGTTATTAATATTGGCTTCTGTGACGTTTCATTCAAGTAGTAAATTCTTCACTGCTTGGAACTGGTCTGACAATGTGTCCGCTGATTGGATAAAATCAGTTCTGTCATTATTCTTCCCATGACACTCCATTTTCTTGATGTTTTGTCTTTGTCTTCCCTTTATGCTTTGTGTGTAGAAAAACCTAGGCTGTTACGATGTCTGTCAATTAAATACATTTAGCATTGGAATCAGCTGtgtcttgtttctcctcttttaTATCCTTAATCATACAAGTCAGGATGTGATCTCACATGGAAGTCAAGGCTGGACCCGGTCAATATGTGGGTGGGAGATATTCAAGGAAACCCAACAAGTTTCAGGAAATGAGGTTACTGATTGTGGTGCACACCTTTGGGTCAGGACTGAACCAAATCTCAAGCATGGCATGAAGGAACACTCTATCCTTCCCCCAAGGGGTACAACCATATCCCCATGCAAGAGTACAGACATGGGATCtcactcctccttcctcccctgcatGGACACCTAAGGCTGGACTACAAACTGTCTCTAGAGAAGCTTTGATGAACTAGGTGAATTACAAAATTTGGAGGAAGTTAAGGTTTTTTAGGCTTCTCAAGTTAAAGGGCTGTTGTGGACAATTAAACTCTTGAGCAGTGGAATTATTTTTAGTTGAAGCACATCATTTATCTTTCCCaagctttaaaaatgtatctgaaatATTAAGGAACTTCATTTCTTGCCCAGGATTAGAATATCATTATTTTGTATGATGAATGTGATATTGCTTATTCGGCCTAATGTAGTGCGTTGTACCTGAGACAGAGAACAACGGTCGACAGCCAGTTTAAAGCTGACAGAGAAGAGAATAAGTTCTACTGAAAACTGAAAGAGGGGGAAGCCAAGACAGAGACATCGAAATAACTGGTTTAGTGGCCAACAGATGGATCAGTGGTTGTCAAGATAGGCACTCAAATGGCCATGTGCCCCTACCCAACCTTATCTTTTCAGAAAGTAACCCTGGTATTGAATAAACCATGTTCTTGATATAGGCTTATTTCCTATTTAGcttattttttctgtttaatttggcatcaccagggccgactccaggcaccaggcaaccaagcacatgcttggggcggcacctggtaaggggcagccaatcttggggtggcggggggcagcgcggggcagCATTCTGTGGGGGGGGCACACTCCGGCGGCACGcttcggcggtgcggcgctcggcgggggcgcGGCGCTCAGGGAGGGGTTCCGGTGGTGCGGCGCTTGGcggagggggggcggcgcggggcgcggtGCTCAAggaggggttccggcggcacggcgctcggggggggtggcgcgggaCGCTCTGGGGGAGCggactccggcggcgcggcgctcaggggggcggcgcggggcgcagCGCTcaagggggggttctggcggcgcggtgcttggcgggggcaggggctcggcagggtggcgcttttttttgctgcttggggcagcaaaaaagttagagccggccctgggcatcaCAAAGTGTAGATGTGATGTGATGAACTTTAAAAAATCAGGCCATGCAAGGAATGGTTGTACTTTGCTGCTTGTAAAAGCCTTGATAAAtacatgagagacaaggtgggtaagataATGactattattggaccaacttctgttgatgaaagagacaagattttgagctaTACAGAACTGTTCAAGTCTTAAATACAGACATACCCCATCGACGTCCATAGTTCTTGTGGCAAGCTTTATACAATGATTCATACAGTACGTGTATGTTAAGGGCCTGTATGTGGAAGGAGGTTAGGGTACATGGAAGAATGGCTCTTTGATTCCGATAAGGAGAGTGGGTGTactgagggcagaattaaggtaTACAGAAAGCAAAGTCAAGATTGGCATGGAGGCCATAAATGAAAAATTCCTGATTTGGGGTTTGAGGGGATTTTTTTAGGGGAAGGGCTTATAATTAAAATTTTTCATATGAATTTAAAGTCTGTAAAAGGGTCCAGATTGAGAGTCCAGAAGAGTGAACTCTTCTCTCCACATGATTCACGCATGATACAGCACAGATTCCTAGCACATACTTGTAGTGTATGATTCACAGATCATAAAGCTTTCCTTATGAACTCATGAActttataatctatgaagcaATGAATTCCAGGAGAAAACAGCCAGCCACAGACCATTCCTCCATTCCCAACacattttaagatttttactaatCCCTTTGGGTTTTATTCTTCCACCAGTTTGGAAGCAGACTGAGTTTGTTTGGTTACACCGGCCTGCATTTCAAGAAAAGTGTCTAAATGACCACAAATTAACTCTAGTGGGAGACggacttttctttttttcttttttactgtttGAGCTGCTGTCAGCTCTTTTCTTGTGGCTATTTCACTAGACTTTCATTTTTAATCCCTGTACGCAGCCTCAGTTCTCTTCTTACACAGGATGCTGTGATGCaaaaaatgacagaacaaggcaaGAATCAAAGTGCAGCAaggtttttcatttatttttggagGAATTATGCAGCACCTTCAGGAATCTTCAAACTTGTACCATGACCCACTTTGCTCTCTTACTGGTATTTCTCTGCATAACTTCCCCCTCTAGCAGGAACTAGAATGAAGGTTTTTAGAAGTAAAGAATGGAAGTTTCAGTCACTTATCAAACCCCAGCTCCAAAGAAATGCTGCtcagcaacaacaaaacaaaactaaaaaacccATTGTCCATCTGTCATCTAGCTCCCTGAGAATGAGGGCCCAAGTCCCTTAAGTATCTCAAGAAACCACATCCAAAAGAGGATTTAAAGAAATTTAATCCAGCCGTAGGCCCTTCCTTCCATTTTCTATCCAGGGTTGAAACAAAGATCTCATGTCACTTTACCCCTTCCCAAAGTTTGTGTACCTCAATGAACACACGCCCTAATCATATATGCAAATACGCTTCTTGCCATTTCCAGCACTGGTCTGAAGATGACCATTCTAGAGAGTAGCTGACATTTCTGACACAGTTCACAGTAGGTGCGAAGCTGAATAGGGCCCTCCAGACCAGAAGCAAGCAGAGAATGAGCCCCTCAACTCAGATCTCTCACAGAATGCTCTGAAAATTTATATCATCACATGATTTAGACAACACTTAATCGAAAGGGTTTTGAAAATAAGACTATGATGAAAACAGACTGAGAAAAGGGGGAAATTCTCCTTTGGTTGCATTGAACCATCTCCATGGTCTATTTAATGCTCATGTTTGTATCATTAATCATCTCAAACAGAAGGCTTTGATAAAGACTGTTGACAGGGAATATGTGTTACCCAGCCTCATAGATAAATATAGAACACAGAAAATATTTAGTTTGCTCTAGTGTTTCACTTCTGTTCGTaatgagaaaaacaaatattttatctgGGGGCTTTTGTTCAGATCCAACCTTGATAAAATATATAAGGTCAGTACAAGACATATAAATTCATTTTCTTCAGCATTTTGTGTCAGATCAGCATCAAATCCAGGTTGGCTTCAAAATGAAGACACTTGTAAGTAGTTTTGACAACCTACATTTTCTGTTAAATGGTTTGTATTTTAGTATATTTAGGGCCCAACTCTGGGCTGTTCTGAGAGTCCAtggttcccattgaagtcaatgggatagaTAAGATAAGATATAAGAAAATGGGAGATGGGATTGGGAAGGGACTCAGCACCTGACAAAACTGTGCCCTTAGGCCTAATTTTTCACTATTAGTGGCCACTAATTTGGGGTGCCCCAATTTTTTGGAGTCCAACTTGAGACCCTGTGGACCTGATTTTGAGACGTGCCATGCACCCACACTCAAATTTAGTCAACAGGACtcagatttacaaagatatttCTCTGGACCTAAAGATGAAGATAGGCACCTAATGGATGTTACAAAAGCTTCTAAGCAGGAGAGGTGTTTAACTTCCATTCAAAATCAATGGGAAGTAGGTGCCTATCTCAGGCCCTTTTGTGAgggtccccaatcctgcaacaatACATCAAGATATAATCCTGGTCTTGTTtaagtcattggcaaaactcccattgatttcgatggggccagaattttaccATGAAGCCCTTACTCAGTTTTAACTCTTTCCTTGCTGCGTGATGACTGATGCCCTGATCCTGAGAACCAACGAGACTAGGCACATGAATAAACTTAAGTACATGGATAGAGTGAGGGCAGGAACATGAcctgagtgaggactgcaggatttgactccaggtttttttttaaaatgctctctAAATAATCAAGAACGCGGCATGGAGAATGTTAGCATGTCAAGCAATTAAATCatactttaaatattttgggggacAGGACATGACACTTAATTGAGGAAGAAATCCCATAGTTCTGTATGTAGGAAAATAGCTATTGAGTTAAGTTAGAAGCATCCCGTTCTACTTAATGTACCAAATTTCAATCTCAATTACACtagtataaaactggagtaacaatAGAATCACCCTGgggactgagatcagaatctagctgTACAGGTGTTACATTATTAATTAGAATGATCCACCTAAGTATAGTTGTACTCTGTAGCCCCTGTGAAtagaaaagataaaataaatgaattataaAATCCCACTCAGTAACTTACGTGAGTTTGTGGAAAATCAAAAAGACTTATTACCATGTGATTTTAGTTGCATTTGGCAATTAAAAAGGACCTGCAGAGTGTATAAAAATCTCCCTTAATGTTTTCCATGCTGTATTACAGATTCTGCTTCTTGTCGTTCTGGGTATCTGTATGAATCCAGGCTTTGCGAGTAATGTAAGTAGAGGGCTATGTGTCAAGTTTTATGATTCTTCTTTCATGGATCTGCTTTACCATATTGTTTATGAGATTACCATCCTTATTAAATCAAAATATGGATCTTTCTTTATGAGTCACTCTCTGCTAATATGTAAATTAATGTAACACATTTATGACAATGTTTCCATTAAATTCTCCACACTCCTGCTATTGCTTAGCATGTAAAAATCAGTCTCCAAAAGCAAAAAAACATTtgctcatattttttttaaaaaacatagcaTTGCCAAGTTATATACAAATAAACTTAAGTTGAACTCTCCCAGGACTTTTCTTCATTATAACTTGGCTCATTAGCGACAATAGTAGGCAATGAGCTTGCTTGCTTTAAAGTACTTATCTATGGTTCTACTAGCTATTGtgttaattaataaaaatgacaCTATAACACTGAAATCTCATGCAGCTGGCTGAACATCTTCTATATGGGTAGGGATAGACTAGCAGGTACCCTCTAAAAGCTATCTGGAAGGAACAGCTTCCTTTATAACCATCCTCAAAGTTTCATGCATTTTATTTCTGCAAAGGCCTGAGATGATCTTGAATGGGAAATCTAAGGCACCATTCCTTAGAACCTAGTGGAAAAGATAGTACTAGTAACAAATAGGCTAGACTTCCTACATTTTCACAACCAATAGAGCCTTTGGTAGTAGGAGTTAGAGCAGAAATTCACCAACTTTTTCATAACATTGGTCACATCTTAATGGAGGATTTGTCTTGTGGAAGTCTGCTTCCCTTAGTCATTACACAAACCACCACCCATCCCTCAGGCAACTGTAACATTTGCTTACACAAaattttttaattacatttaattatttttactttcatTTAATGCAATTATCATGTGGAAATTAGGAAAAGGAATGAGCATCGTATGGCCAATGAAGTCTTTGGGCATCAGCAAATATTCAGtagaccacagtttgggaacagcTGGGTTAAACCTACCCCTATCCGTAAACCAAGCAGTAATCCTAACCCTATCTTTAGCCTTCAGGCAAGGAATGACCCTAATCCTAATCCTGGGCCAAATGGTAAATATAAACCTAACTATAATCATAACCCTAGAACGAATTGTACCCTAGCCATAGGGTGAGTAGTGGAAGTTGTTTAGAAGTGGATGTAAATCTGAATCAGACCTTTCCCCGCTATTGGGTAATCTAACTGAGTTGGACTTTATGTATTAGCTTCCCTACTATTCTGATGTCACCATTCTTCTCTGTTAGATGCAACTGTTTGAGAGACATTTTTAGGTTGCAATACAATGTTATCTGacaataaatgtttcattttagaaTATCCAGCTCATAAATCAGGGAAATGATGGGGGAACTGTCTACCAGACAGTGAACATCAATCATGATGTGAACGTTGCTACATTCAACATTTATTCCGGAGCACACTCCTCCAATGCAATCTTCGACTACGACCGTGTAAGTGTCAAAAGAGGTGATCTGGTTGCTTTGTTCAGCTTACATAACATTCACTGCAAATAGAATAAAAATATGTACTTTAAGCAACTTGAAAGATGTGCTTTATTCCTCTGAAAGCTCTCACTGGAAAGGAATGACATTAGACTTGAAAGCAAATGGATAATCCATCCACTATTGAAAGATGAAGTAATTTAGCATCTTTTTTAGATCATATGGAAAGAAGCTAGCCCCCTGGTTAAATTCTTAAGATAATTTTTTGTCTACCCCCACAGTGGATATTATTTCTTAATAAATGAACAGACAGGCATGGAAGTTATGTGtgttaaaaaatacaaaattccATTATGAATAGAGCAAAAGACAAACTACCATTTTATACATGTAAATGGTAACACTTACATCAATGTTCCATTTAGAAATAGTTTATTAAGGGTTAATAAATTATTAGTAGAAgttttaataaatgattaataaattGTTATAGATTGTTATAGAGTCCAACAGGTCAATAGGCTGCTTATAACCATCTACAGCACCTTCTAATTATGTGCTTACAACCTCCTATAGCACATACTCCTCAAgtctgtaacatgcttataacACCAATTAATCATTTTTTAACCCTttatcaatattttttaaatggaacctTAACATACAGTGCGACCATGTTAACTGTAAAGCTGGATTTTGCTTGACCTCTATACCAGGGCACAAGGTGGTGTTAGGAGCTTTCTGCCCTGATGTCCTTCACGTTAAGGACTGTTCTGATCTCCGTGCAAGGACTGCTCTCTGCTAGCATTCTTTAATGGACTAACCACCCCAAAGGGGACATGGAAGAGGCAGTGTAGCCCAGAGTGTTGGCTCTGGTGGCCAACAGAGCTGGCAGGCATTTGAGTCAAGTGCATATTTCAGTCTCCTACAGACCTGTGCAATAGATGTGCAAACTCCtgaaacattaaataaataaatgccatttTCTTAGAGATATTTTCATTTTCCAAGCAGATTTTTGAGCATTTAGGTCTTTATATTAAATTCCAAGAAGTGAAAGCCAAAATATCTAATATTTAACTGATATTTCCTACCACCACTGCTTTGGAATTCATCTATTTGATATATATTCAAAATTAATTCATAGTGAAGACACTGGATTATAAAATCATACAAAAGCCAGCTGGAGTCACATTCTGACATTATTCCAGATTTTCATCAGTGTAAATGTAAGTAGATTTTAGCCTAGGTGTCTTGATACATTGCACAAATGTCTCTGTGGCG carries:
- the LOC128831008 gene encoding gastrokine-1-like; the protein is MKLSIVIAGLLGVFLTPSLATDNVNENNQGNKGGNSHQTVNINNDKHVANIDTNNGWNSWNSVWDYGNGFMATRVFSKKSCIIAKMNKNAMPDIAVIPKLISERKKTGAQGPTPKELRFIVSKTRVPDLAPYGKNIEALCRGLPTYVAHEAERAKGANYFSIGCVDASILWVINIGFCDVSFK